The Peribacillus simplex genome contains the following window.
CACCATAACTCCACCTATCCACGCTGTATGAATCAGTCCGATCGAATCCGTAATCACCCCGCCTAAGTAGGCACCAATGGCGATTCCCGCATTGAAGGCAGCAATATTGATGGCTGACGCCACGTCCACTGCACTCGGCACGAAACGCTCCGCTAACATGACGACATACACTTGAAGCCCCGGAACATTCATGAATGCAAATAATCCCATTAAAATGATCGTAATTAGACCGGCTATCTTAAACGGTGCCGTGAAAGTCAAGACAACAAGTACAATGGCTTGAATAAGAAACATATAGAATAGGGCATTAATAGGATTGCGATTCGCGAATTTCCCGCCAAGGGTATTTCCTATTGCTATGGCTACTCCATATATTAGCAAAATCAATGCCACAGTTCCTTCTTTATACCCTGTCACTTCCTGAAGTAATGGCGAGAGGTACGTGAAGACAACGAATGTACCTCCATACCCTAATGCTGTAATGATGAATACTAGCAGCAATCGGCCATTCGTAACCAATTTGATTTGATCACGGAACGTTGTCCGTGCAGCTTTTCTTAAATCGGACGGGACCAGGATGCTGTTCCCGATGAAAGCAATCAGGCCGATTGCCACAATGATTATGAAAGCGAATCTCCAGCCGAATTGCTGACCGATGAAGGTTCCAAAAGGAACTCCGGTCACCGTTGCCACCGTCAGGCCTGTAAACATGATGGCGATGGCACTTGCCCTGCGGTTTTCAGGGACCAAATCAGCAGCAATCGTAGCTCCGATTGACATGAAGATACCATGTGCAAGCGCTGAAATGACACGTGCGATCAATAATACACCGACCGTGGTCGCAGAAGCCGCTAATGCATTTCCGGCAATGAACACGACCATTATCCATAGCAATAAAGTCTTTCGCGACATATTCGATGTCAGGGATGTCAGGATAGGTGCCCCGAACATGACCCCTAAGGCGTATAAGGATACCGTCAATCCCGCCGTCGTCACTGTAATGTGTAAATCTTTAGAAATGAGTGGTAATAGTCCCACGCTGATGAACTCTGTTGTTCCTATCGCAAAGGCACTGATCGCTAAAGCCAGCAATGCCCATGTACTTCTATTTTTACTTGAAATCATATCCTCTTCTCCTTCTCGTCGTTTTGTACTATCATTGAAATTGCCTTAGCAACTTTTTTTATAAATGGTACAGTTGAATTCGGTGTGCAAATGTTATTATGAGTTATAATAGTAATAAAAAACAGTACGTACTTTAAAGTGATATAGGCACCTTTTAGTACCTATAAAACAAGGAGAGTATGCCAATCATGCAAAAAAAGAAATACAATATATCAGTTGAAGCGACACTGGAAGTAATGGGCGGAAAGTGGAAATGCGTAATCCTCTGCCATCTGACCCACGGAAAAAAGCGGACCAGTGAGTTGAAGCGCCTTATGCCGAACATCACCCAAAAAATGTTGACCCAACAATTGAGGGAGTTAGAAAAGGACGAGGTCATCAATCGTATCGTTTATAACCAAGTCCCCCCTAAAGTGGAATATGAACTTAGTGAGTATGGGCAAAGCCTGGAAAGTATCCTATCCGCACTGTGTACGTGGGGGGAAAATCACATAACCAGAGTGTATGGGGATAAGTTTTCCGTTCTTGAGGAAAGTGTATTGAATGATCAATTAAAGTAATTCAAAACAAAAAAACGGAGTCCACTAAAGGGATTCCGTTTTTTTGCTGAACCGATCAAACATCATCATTGAAGAATAAAACAAAAAAGATTAGCTCAAATGTGCTATTTTTTTGTTTAGGCTGTTTTCACATACTTTGTTGCTATTTACCAGGTAGTGAGTTGTGGTTGATTTCCCCTCCAGATGCTCGCTTTCCTTGGTGCGGGCGGTGAGCCTCCTCGGCGTAAACGCCTGTGGGGTCTCACCTGTCCCGCTGCTCCCGCAGGAGTCTCGCACTTCCGCTCCAATTAACCTTAAATAGTTTCGTTTTAAAAACAAAATCTTTACGAAAAGAGCCTTTGTTCATAATGAATTCTCCTAATTTAACTAATAAATGCAAAGTGAAAATGATCATCATTGTTCTGGACACTACATACCCATCAAGAGCTAAACCATATCCTCCAGATATTAAAGCAAATAAAAATCGATATTGCGAGAGGTATTAAAACAAGAATGAAAGCTAGCTGAGTTTTGTTATCCATAAAGCATCCGCCTCGGTGTATTAATTTAACAAGTTATAACATTATTACCCATAAATTAATAACCTAATAAAAATACCATCGTACGAGGCATCCGTTTTATTCCCCACTATATTTTTGGTATAATATGTATGAAGTTTTATATGTAAACTTTTGTATATGATAAAGCAGGACAGTGTTGATCACTTAAAGTTTTTATTTTGTAAACAAATGAGTATAATGGTGAAACCAAGGAGTGACATATGAGAGTCTTATTAGAATTGATGCGCATCATATTAATATTCGGGATAGCCGGATCGATCATTTCGAATATTGTAAACGGTATATATATAAACATGGGAGTTAATCCGAATCAGTATGGCTGGCTAGGCTCGATTGCAATACTCATTTTATTATTTGTCTGGTATAGAAATAAACTTCAGTTCAGTGGCTGGTATTCGGGAAAAGGGAAGGAAAAGCTTCCAAAAACTGCCTCCCAAATACTAATCATGTGTTCACTATTTATGTTATGTGCCCCACCTGTTTTAAGTGTGCTGCAGCTGATATTTCAATAATCGGGATTCTATATCCCAGATAGAGCAGGAGTGAACGATTTGCGGAAATTGTTTAATATTGTGGTTCTCATACTCCTACTCGGTGGATTTTGGTATGGATATGGTAAAAATATTCAGGAGTCTGGATTCAAGGCGGGGGTTGGTTCCTTTGCATCCGATGTTCGTTCCTTTATAAACGGGCCCGAGGTTTCAACTGCCTTGGAAAAACTGAACACCGGAGTCAACAACCTGATGGGTTCGCTGGCTGAAACTTTGGATACCGCTTCAGAAAAAGAAACGCAAGAAACGGAAAAAGTGAAAAAACCAGCACTGGAAGCACCTTCTGAAGCATCCTTTTCAGTCAGTAATATCGAAATTGGCGACACAAAGGATGACGTAGAAAAACTGGCTGGGGAAGCAAAGCGGAAAACGCGGAATGAATATGGCGTAGACTGGTTCGCCTATCATGAAAATTATCAAAACTTCTTCATGGTTGCCTACGATAATAACAATAGAGTTGTTGGTTTATATACGAATCAAGATTTGATTTCCTCAAAGGAAGGCATTAAACGCGGCACCCCTAAGGAAACCGTGACTGCGAAATTGGGCGAGCCTGTAACAAAACTGCTTAAAGGCAACGTCTATTATCAGATTCGAAGTGATGGCGAATACGATATGTTTAAAATGGATAATAGCTATGTGACCATTTTTTATGATAAACATGAAAATAATACAGTCACATCGATCCAGATCATCGACGAAAAACTGGAAAAGCAAAAGAGCGGCTATTTTGCAAAAGCCAGCCCCGAGTTAAAGAAAGGCTTTGAATATCAATTATTCGATTTGACCAATGCATCACGGGTCAATCATGATCTCTCAGTGCTTTCATGGGATAAACGAGTGAAGGTCACTGCACAGGATCACAGTACAGATATGGCCGTGAATCAATACTTCAACCATACAAACCTTGAAGGAGAATCCCCGTTCGACAGGATGGAAGATGACAAAATCAAGTTTCGAATGGCTGGGGAAAACTTGGCTGCCGGTCAGAATAGCAGTATCTTTGCCCATGAAGGCCTGATGAATTCCATTGGCCACAGGGAAAACAAATTACAGAAGGATTATGAATCGCTCGGTGTCGGAGTGGCCTTCGATGAGGAAAATAAACCATATTATACGGAGAATTATTTGAGGAAATAAACCAAAAAGCTGTGCATGGAAAATCCCAGCACAGCTTTTTTCTCCAGAATAAAAGAGAGGGCATCCATTTTGAATGGATGCCCTCTCTTTTATAATGTATCACCAAACGAATAATCCAACCATCATGGCACTTAACAAGGAAACAGCCATCCCGCTTAGCAGCAGTTTCCAGACATTCCTTCCGATAATGTTCGATTTCTCATCATTTAGGATGGAATTGAATGTTCCATAAATCATTCCCACTGTACTGAAGTTGGCAAATGACGTCAGATAAGTGACAGCAACAGCGACTGTATGCGGAGACAGCGTACTGATTTTATCTTTTAAATCGAGCAAGGCGACGAACTCATTCGTGGCAAGCTTGATTCCCATCAATTGAGCGACATACATGGCATCATGTCCTGTTAGTCCAAGCAGGAATGCAAATGGACTAAAAATGACAGAGAAGATTTTTTGAATGGTCAGGCCATCCACAAAGAAACCGAAAATACCGTTTACACTGGCCGTTAACGCCACATAACCGATTACCATTGCCATGATGACGAAGACCATTTTGGCCCCCACCAGCATACTGTTAGAAATGGTGGAAAAGAAATCTTTACGTTCCTCTTTAGAAGGTACATAAACGACGTCTTCCTCTTTACTGACATCGACGGGATTTAGCATGTTAGCAATCAGCAAGGCATTTAAGCAGTTCAAAGGTATCGCTACAAATACATAGGTTGCCGGTACCATGGATAGGTAGGCTCCAATGATTGAACCGCTGATGCTGCTCATGCTCATGATTCCAAATGTCAAAAGTCGCTGATCTTTAATCGCGCCGAGTTGAACGCGGAGAACAGCAAGTGCTTCAGTATTCCCAAGGAACATCATCTGAATCGAAAAGAAACTCTCAAGTTTTGGCAAACCGGATACTTTTGAGATGAGCCATCCCACTTTATCAATGATCCAGGTAAGTATACCGAAATACGATAAAACATCAAAAAACGTGATAATGAAAATAATTGGCATCAATGCGCTGAAAAAGAAATCCACATGTTCATTTGCCATAACTGAAGGAAAGACGAATGAAATCCCTTCATTTGCACATCCAATCAACCAGGTGAAGAATGAAGCGATCAGATTAATGACCCACGCCCCTATCTTAGTTGATAACATGAACCCTGTGATAAGCAATTCAAGAACCAGCAAGGTAAGAATGGCTTTCCACTTAACGCTCCTTTTATTAGGTGAACAAAGGTAAACGATACCCATTACAACTAAAACACCCAGTATATTCAATAAGAAATACATGCTTTCATCCCCTTTGGATATATCATTTCCCATTCATTTTTTTTATATAAAAAGCCCTTACCTTTTTACACTTTCAGCCGCAGGAAGAAAGTGTGAAAAAGTAAGAGCCTTCATTAAAAAAGGGGTATGCTGGATCAAGTTTTCAAGCGAACCAACCATAAACCTATTCATCTCTTTTATTTTCATACTTCCTTGTAGTCCGGCATTATTCAAGGCTGCCAGGTAGAAACTATCAGACCATTGTTACTGATAATATACAAGGATATTTTTTAAATAAATTTCTTAGGAAAGATATCATTTTAAATCAGTTTATTTTCAATTACAATACGTTTTACAATTGTTATATTAATATAAATTTTTCGAAAACATTTTAAAAAGAAGTCTCCGGAGGGCCAATGTTGGGTAATACTTATGAAGTAGTATATCCCACCCATCAACAATGAAAATCACCTGCTTTATAGCGGTGTTGTTATAGCTCTAGTAAATTCGTCATATTCAATTTAGAGTCATGCCGTTTTAAAAAAACTTCCCACCTGTGATAATCCTTGATTCAATGCTTCATACTAAATAGTATATTACCTCTATAAGGACGTGGATTTTGGTGGATTTTATTTTTAGCCAGGAAACTCTTACTACAGTTCAGTGGATGTTGAGAGCCATTACATCCTTCATCGTTTTACTTTTTTCGGTTAAATTGATGGGGCAACGAGCCATTTCTCAGTTAAGATTAATTGATTTTATAATGGCATTAATTATTGGGAACATTCTTGCCCACCCTTTGTCTGATGCACATTCAGGTTTGAAGGGTTCAATGATAACGACCTGTGTATTAGTCATTTTATATATCATTAATGTGTTCACAAGTCTTAAGTGGGGCAAACTCCGAAGGTTCTTTGACCCCTCACCCTTTACCCTTATCGAAAATGGGCAAATCGTTTACAAAAGCTTAGCAAGGGCTCGAATCTCCATCGATTTTTTACTATCTGAATTAAGAAAAGAAAAAATTGTCGATATTGAAAAAGTATCACTCGCACTATGGGAACCTGATGGTACTATTTCATTGTTTTTAGATCCTCAATATAAAGCGCTAACTCCAGCAGATATGCATATAGCAACTAAAGCCTTCACTTTACCTAAAACGATTATTAAAGAGGGGAAGATTGATTTTAAAGAATTAAATCAAGACGGTAAAGACGAAGTATGGCTGAAAAAAAGTCTCAAAATGACTTATAATGCGGACGTGAACGATATTTTATTAGCAACCATTGATAATAACGATAACATAAAGGTCTTTTTTTACAAATAGCTCCTTGAAGCCCTTAGTACTGCGAAAGAATATAAATACTTTTTTCTCGCTTAAAAATAATTCCCGGTGAAAATTTGAGTTATTTCTTTTTGCAGACAAAATAAAATCCCCTCAAGAAGAAAGTGTAAAACCTACATATAAATGTCGGCTTTTACACTTTCAAACTTAAAGGGGATCATATCACATTCATGACCTTCAAGAAACTCTCTTATTACTCCGACCAATGCAGAGTATTTAAGAACTTGTACACATCCTCATAAACCTGCTCACGTTCTTTACCTAATGTGATTATATGGCCAGAGTTTTCATACCATATCAAGTGTTTATGCTGCGTATCGACTTCATTAAAAATCGCTGTAGCACTGTTCGTATAGTCGGGATCATCCAAACGCCCTTGTAAAACAAGAGTTGGTGATGTGATTAAATCTAAATCTTCACCAGTCTCATTTATTATATTCACCATATCATTCAGCGAAGTCATAGGGTCTTCTTCCAACAGCTTCACTTCGGCAGCAATTTGGTCTGCATCTTTGCCTTCAAACTTCTTATAGGCCTGTGCATAATTGAGCAAGCGTTTTTTTTGTCGATCGCTACTTTTCCCTTGTGTCGGTGCACACATTGCAACTACCCCTGTTACAGGAAGTTCAATTCCTACTTTTAATGAGAACAATCCTCCTAAAGAAATTCCTGCAACAGCAATTTCCTCGTAGCCTTCATCTTTAAGGAATTGATAACCTTCCACTACATCTTTCCACCATTGCTTTGGACTTGTTTTAGCAAGTTCCTCGGCTGATACGCCATGCCCACTATAAAGGGGTCCGTGGCAAGTATAGTCGCGATCATTCAGGTATTTCCCTAATTTCTTCATGTCTCCTGTACTTCCGGTAAACCCGTGAAGTAAAAGAACAGCTCTTTTTCCACCTCTGTATGTGAATGACTCAGGTGCTTTCACTTTCATCTATCTAGGACCTTCTTTCTGCTCTTGTTGATAAATAGAATCTAAATGATTTTCAAAAAAAAATCAATTAATACCCCTTGAGTGGGATTTCTTCTATCCTATTCCGTATTTTCATTCAAACAGATAAATCATGTATTTATTATCCTTACCACACTCTTTACAACTCATCCGTTCCGAAGCACATTTTACTATGATTGATTTTATTTAGCAATCGTCATTTAACCATTTTTTTTAAGAAAAGTAAAATGCACCTTGTAATACGATGTACAAGGTATTACACTTTAAAAATGAAAAAGGAGGAGATTGTATTGGATAAAGAATTAATGAAGGGAAGCATTGACCTCCTTTTGCTTTCACTTCTTTCACAAAAGAAGCTTTATGGCTATGAAATGACAAAGATCTTGAGGGAAATGAGCATGGGCAAATATGAAATCAGTGAAGGCACCCTCTACCCCGCCCTTAAACGGTTAGAAACCAAAAAATTCATAAAAGGCCATTGGAAAGAGTCCGAGTCAGGTCGCAGGAAATATTATCATGTCACAGAAACCGGGCAAACCGAACTTGAACGGAAACGGAAATGCTTCTTCTTCCTGGAAAAATTAGTTCAGAAAAGCGCAGAGCAATTCTGACCTAAAAAACAAGATAAAAAGCTTCCTGCACCCATTATTAAAACGTCCAGGAAGCTTTTTTTGCTATTTACTCGTGAATTTCGTGCGTTTACTCGTGAATTCATGCTACACTCTTGATTTCGCGCTGTTTACTCGTGGGTTCGGCTTGTTTACTCGTGAGTTTTGCACGTTTACTCGTGAATTTCGCACGTTTACTCGTGAATTTCGCACATTTACTCGTGAATTCCGCACGTTTACTCGTGAATTCATGCTACACTCTTGATTCCGCACTGTTTATTCGTGGGTTCGGCTATTTACTCGTGAATTCATGCTACACTCTTGATTTCGCGCTGTTTATTCGTGGGTTCGGCTTGTTTACTCGTGAGTTTCGCACGTTTACTCGTGAGTTTGGACTATTTACTCGTGAGTTTCGCACGTTTACTCGTGAGTTTTGCACGTTTACTCGTGAATTTCGCACATTTACTCGTGAGTTTCGCACGTTTACTCGTGAGTTTCGCACGTTTACTCGTGAGTTTGGACTATTTACTCGTGAGTTTCGCACATTTACTCGTGAATTCATGCTACACTCCTGGTTTCGCGCTTTTTACTCGTGAGTTTGGACTGTTTACTCGTGAATTCCGCACTTTTACTCGTGAGTTTTGCACGTTTACTCGTGAGTTTCGCACGTTTACTCGTGAATTCATGCTACACTCTTGATTTCGCGCTGTTTATTCGTGGGTTACTCCAGTCACGCAAAAAAAGGACCTAATTTGGCCCTTTTTTGTCTATTCCTTTATGTTTCCGATAATTGGCGCAGGAGAGCTTCATACATTCCCCCTGGACATGCGGACCATATTTTTCGCGAAAGGCCTCGAGGCAATAGCATTTATCTTCTTCCTTTTTGGTTCCATCCATCGGTGCATCCCTCCTAGAATTCAACCGGAGACTACGCGCTTTTCCAGTCTTACATTGATTCGTCCCAACAGTACGGCACCGATTGACTGAATGACTGTTTTAACGATGATTTGGCCGATAATCGCAGCGGGTACGGCTTCCCATGGCAATATATTGGCACCTAGTGGACTTAGGCCAATCACGACAAATATCACCGAATCGAAAAACCCTCCAACGATCCCGCTGTAAAACACCCTCCAACTCATCGGGAGCTTTAACCGGGTATAAATTTCCGTATCCGCTGTTTCTGCCACCACGAACGATAATGCGGAAGCAAATACAATCAATAACGTATCTCCTAATAAAAATGAAACACATGCAGATAAAATAAGTGCGGTGACGATACACATATAGGTTTTCGCACGGCCGAATTTATTCTGGACCAGATCTCGAAAGATGAAGGTTCCTCCGATGAGCAATGTACCCATCGGAATGATGAACATGCCCAAATGTAATGGATCAAAAGCTGCTGTAACCACATTCGCCGTGACGATGGATACTAAATAAAATAGAATTCTTAACATTTAATTCTTCTCCTTATACAGAAAAAACAGCACCCTAAGAAAGAGCACTGTTCCCCTTAGTTTTTTTGAGAGGGTAGCTAGAACCTCTTCCGCCGGAGCGGATTATCATTTTCCTTATTTATCGTAGCTTGAAAACGGTTGGAAATCAAGAAGTTTCCATATGGCCTGATCCTAAAATGAATTCAAGCTTATACCCCTTCAATAATCGCCTTCTTGATTTCGTTTTAGTCACTGGGAATGGCGTGAATCCACGAATTTCATTTGCAGACTCGATAAGCCAATAGCCGCTTTCCAAAGCTTAACACTTAGCAAATGTTCCTCTGATGCCAAAGGGTTTTTAAGGCTTTTGCCGATTCCTGTCGCAGAAAACTGCTTGACCGGCTGAATATAAAAAGCAGACAATCATTGATAGAGCTATGATACGATTTTGATATTGCAACCCTTTTTGTTTTTATTTGGCACGGACTTGATAAGGAATGCTAGAAGTATAAACGCGAGGAGGAAAAAGAATAATGAAAAAACCAACGTTTGTCTATCCTATTTATATCGCAACCACACCAGAGAAGCTTTGGGAAGCCCTAACGAGTGGCGAATTCACAAAAAAATATCACTTTGGATGTCAAATCAAGTCATCCTTTCAAGAAGGCGCAACCGTTACATATTTGCTGGAAGATGGACGAATCACTGATCATGGAAATGTACTTAAGTGTGAGCCGCTGCAACTGCTCTCTTTTACATGGAACACGATAGGAGACGAAACACCCCGCGAGGATCCTGCTCGGGTCACTTTTCAACTGCAGCCAATGGATGATTCTACTGTGAAGTTAACACTTACACATGAAGAGCTATTGGAGACCGATTTCGTATATGGTGACAATACCTTTAAGGGCATAAATAATGGATGGCCAGCTATTCTATGTAACCTGAAGAGCTTGCTTGAAACTGGACGGACCTTGCCGCCAATATATGTAGATCGGGTAAATTAGGTGTTAGTGGGAACTTATTTAAACATATCGAAAGAGAGCTGATATAGTATGGATACTCAAATAACTACGAAATTTAAAATAGGCAAGCCAACTAATGAGGTGTTTGAAGCCATAGTAAACCCTGAAAAAATCGGAAATTTCTGGTTCTCGTCGAGTTCTGAAAGATGGGAGCAAGGCAGGACGCTTACATTGAGATATAACGAATACGATGCTGAAGTGGTTATACATGTATTAGAAGTCGAGAAAAATAGGAAAATCGTGTATTCGTGGGGAGGCAACGCCCAAGAAACGGTCGTTACAATTACATTAAAAGAGCTGGATAATACAAGTTCAATTATTGAAGTAAACGAATCAGGTTTGAAGGAAGACGACCCTGAAATAATAAAAAAAATGATAGGGCAAAAAGAGGGGTGGGTATATACTTTAACCTGTTTAAAGGGTTATTTAGAAAGTGGTGTAACTAATTTGAGAGCGTCATTAATTTTTTAAGATGCTGGTTCAGCTGAAAAAAGATCTCCAAAACCGGCAGTTGGGCATGCCGCCTGCCAGAACAATAACACTGACAATATTTAACTATGTTGTACCTGTTAAGCCTTTACGATTTAATGGTGTTCGAATATCGATAAAATGCCACCACTCGAAGGTCAAATAAAGTGGTTAAAAGAAAGCGGCTTACAAGTCGTCGATAGTCTATATAAATTCACGGGTAATGTTTCCGGGAAAAACTCAAGGATGGATTCCGTGAGTTTTTCACTTTCTGTTTGGTTTGACGCGAAATTCAATCGGAAATCACCTTTAGATACATGCCCTTCGAAGCTTTTTCATAGGCTTCAATTCCCATGTTCTTCACTTTTTCGGATAAAGTGGATGCTCTCACCACTTGGGTTCCTTGCATGATGGAAGGATCCATCAGGCGCACTTTATTTTACCGATGTAAATCATAGTCCAATTGATCTTCTTTCACCTTTACGTTACCATGGATCCTTTTTAACAGATTTTGGACTTCATCGTCTTCAGTGGAGCTTAACAAGGATGTGACTTCTTCATCTGTACCAAGTAAGTCATCAAGGCTGATCAGGTTTTTAGCCAAAGCCAATTTTAACGTCTTTGCCAAGATATCATAGCCATATATATTAAGTGGGTCCATGAAAAAATCAATAACTTCACTGTAATACGTTTTCACAAACCATTCCGCCGAATCCATATTATCCAGATCCATTCTTCCATTTACTATGATTACATGATCAAGAAAGTCATGAACGGATTCAAGTGTGATATATCCATACTGATGCATATCCCGGAGAGTATAATCCACCCGATCGGCACATAACCCAGGTGCTGGCTGTTCAAGCATTTCCCTTTTTGACTGAACAATAATTTTACAACCATATCCATATTCCTTCAATATAAATGGGATTTCAGATTCCATAATGACATGATCATATATCTTTTCATGATAATCTTCATCCATACAATCCAGAACGAAATCTATAACATGTGAGAATGCAGTATGGGATACGTCATGCAGTAAGCCCGCGATTTGTTCCTCTAATGAACCGCCAAACGCCTTTATTAACAACATCACACCAATTGAATGGTCAAATCGTGTGACATTCCACTTCTCATTAACTAAATAACTTTCCCCACCTTGATGTAGTATTCCCTTCAATCTTTGGACCGGTTTGCTTACTATCAGCTCTTCTAGAACTCCCTCTACAATGTGTTTCCATAGATACTATCCGAAACTAGCAATAACTGCCTCCTCCTCCATTAGTTTACTCATTACAGTTAGGTGATTTCACTGATTTTCTTCTGTAAAAATTATTTCCCCCTTTTCACCTTGCTCATATTGCTGTTTTGCCATTTTTTCCAATTCCTTTTCATCATTCAAATCGATATCAGGTAGATTGCCCTCAGCTTCATCCCCAATGAGTATCACTTCATTTGTTATTATTCGATTTGCTGGATACACCATTTTAATGTCTTCTATAGGTTTTGTTTTATTATTAAAAGATTTATTGAATCCCTTCCAACGGGCTTGAGTCCCCTCCATTTTACCATAAAAGTATATTATTAGTTAATAGTGAATGCTACTATGTTTGACGTTATAGTTAAATTCTAGTTACATTTAATGGTAAATCCTCACTTAAAAACAGCCATTTAGCAAAATGTCTAATCTTTGATATTTGTAAATCAGTACGGTATCATTCCATTTAACCAGTGGTCAATAAACAAGGGGGGGTGGAATGATGTCGCCAAGAAAATCGGCAGGTAAAGAATTATCCAGGGAAATGGTATTGACTGAAGCTAGAAACCTTTTTGCAACCTTAGGGTATTCGAACGTCTCAATGAGACAATTGGCTAAATCATTGGATTGCAGCCATGGAGCCATTTATTATCACTTTAAAAATAAGGCAGAAATATATTACAGTTTGGTGAAAACGGATTTTTCCGTTTTAAATCATTTAATCGATGATATCATCATATCGGAAAATGACCCTTCTCAAAAAATCGAAAAGATTTTATTATGCTTCATTGAGTTTGGTTTAACACAACAGAATCATTATTCCATCATGTTTTTATCCAAGGAAAAAGAAATTCA
Protein-coding sequences here:
- a CDS encoding TetR/AcrR family transcriptional regulator — encoded protein: MMSPRKSAGKELSREMVLTEARNLFATLGYSNVSMRQLAKSLDCSHGAIYYHFKNKAEIYYSLVKTDFSVLNHLIDDIIISENDPSQKIEKILLCFIEFGLTQQNHYSIMFLSKEKEIQQLLQFDSNKTYEKLIQSLTELTDNKLNPASIWSIFLSLHGFITFYINSELSYPDVKGLAYFHVKNIIKNIV